The following are from one region of the Halobacteriovorax vibrionivorans genome:
- the mtaB gene encoding tRNA (N(6)-L-threonylcarbamoyladenosine(37)-C(2))-methylthiotransferase MtaB yields MTTEVNSTDNNSQKKVAFHTLGCRLNFSETGTISQGFVERGYEVVEFGDSADVTFINTCTVTDGADSTCRNLIRKAHRASPDGKIVVAGCYAQMDAPRIAKMTGVDLVLGTSEKYKVFDYLSEDETDTIHIDKSKDFFGAATSKEEGHTRAFLKIQDGCNYVCSFCIIPFARGRSKAVSIAQAIEEAKSVIAQGFKEIVLTGVNIGEYETTSGEKLLDLLKELNALEGLERIRLGSVEPNTITDELLDYMASSPKFLDHFHVPMQSGNDEILTKMKRKYLVEDYRRIINKIIERFPNAGIGADVICGFPGETDEQFQDTFNLLKELPITHFHVFPYSKRKNTVAARMEDHIQHPVKKSRVKTLMMLGDAKLNMFSEDFIGETSNVLFEKKDKNGLWEGYTSNFIRVKVSHDGDLKNQIHQVQLKEFKDNKVFAELL; encoded by the coding sequence GTGACGACAGAAGTAAATTCAACAGATAATAATTCACAAAAAAAAGTGGCATTCCACACTTTAGGATGTCGTTTAAATTTTTCAGAGACGGGAACGATTTCTCAAGGCTTTGTTGAGCGTGGATATGAGGTTGTTGAATTTGGTGATAGTGCTGATGTTACTTTTATTAATACATGTACAGTAACGGATGGTGCGGACTCTACGTGCCGCAACTTAATTCGTAAGGCCCATCGAGCTTCTCCTGATGGAAAGATTGTCGTCGCTGGCTGTTACGCCCAAATGGATGCCCCACGCATTGCTAAAATGACTGGTGTTGATCTTGTTCTTGGAACAAGTGAGAAATATAAAGTCTTTGATTATTTAAGTGAAGATGAAACCGATACAATCCATATTGATAAATCTAAGGATTTCTTTGGTGCGGCAACTTCAAAAGAAGAAGGTCACACGAGAGCGTTTCTAAAGATTCAGGACGGGTGTAATTACGTTTGTTCATTCTGTATTATTCCTTTTGCTCGTGGACGCTCTAAGGCCGTCTCAATCGCTCAGGCGATTGAAGAAGCAAAGAGTGTTATTGCTCAAGGCTTTAAAGAAATTGTTCTCACTGGTGTTAATATTGGTGAATACGAAACAACGTCAGGTGAAAAACTTCTGGATCTTTTGAAAGAGTTAAATGCACTTGAAGGCCTAGAGAGAATTCGCCTTGGAAGTGTTGAGCCAAATACTATCACAGATGAGCTTCTTGATTATATGGCCTCTTCGCCTAAGTTTCTTGATCACTTTCATGTTCCTATGCAAAGTGGAAATGATGAGATCCTCACAAAGATGAAGCGTAAGTATCTTGTGGAAGATTATCGTCGCATTATAAATAAGATCATTGAACGTTTTCCAAATGCTGGGATTGGGGCCGATGTTATTTGTGGTTTTCCTGGTGAAACAGATGAGCAATTTCAAGATACTTTTAACCTCTTAAAAGAATTACCAATTACACACTTTCATGTGTTCCCATACTCTAAGAGAAAGAATACGGTTGCAGCACGTATGGAAGACCATATCCAACATCCAGTAAAGAAGAGTCGAGTAAAGACTCTGATGATGTTAGGCGATGCTAAGCTTAATATGTTCTCTGAAGACTTTATTGGTGAAACGTCTAACGTTCTTTTTGAAAAGAAAGATAAGAACGGACTTTGGGAAGGTTATACATCCAACTTTATTCGCGTAAAAGTATCTCATGATGGTGATTTGAAGAATCAAATTCATCAAGTGCAACTTAAAGAGTTTAAAGACAATAAGGTTTTTGCAGAGTTATTGTAA
- a CDS encoding DUF3095 family protein: MAFDFYEKLPVITDFNNMTDRQFYRDLPSDWSIIVTDVKGSTKAVAAGKYKDVNLIGAATISSIQAKLKTLNFPFVFGGDGATVVLPNEAIEKVRGELIALMNISKKKFGLELRVGMILNSELLEKDIKTKISRYRINPNQSIAVFSGGGLKEADRIIKDQYDKYQLKDSNPIADSDLSNLSCRWNPIPSKKGKILTLLIESIGVEDHYKEILQRINEIMGKDIAQSGPMNLEKMSYKSFLRCLIEESKFSLSFKRLKDIFFSIVLFKWGKFKNYPNVENYRNQMGSHSDYKKFDDMIRLVLDCSNDQIESIKTYLEEQYQKGTIIYGTHLSDTALMTCLVETIDDGGHIHFIDGGDGGYTSASVQLKAQAKALVE, translated from the coding sequence ATGGCTTTTGACTTCTATGAGAAATTACCGGTAATCACTGATTTTAATAATATGACTGATCGACAATTCTACCGCGATCTACCAAGTGATTGGTCGATTATTGTAACAGACGTCAAAGGCTCGACAAAGGCCGTTGCAGCAGGAAAATATAAGGACGTAAACCTTATTGGTGCAGCAACAATCTCCTCAATTCAGGCAAAATTAAAGACCTTAAACTTCCCTTTCGTTTTTGGGGGTGATGGTGCAACTGTTGTTTTGCCAAATGAAGCCATTGAAAAAGTCAGAGGCGAGCTTATTGCATTAATGAATATTTCAAAAAAGAAATTTGGCTTAGAACTTAGAGTGGGAATGATTTTAAATTCAGAATTACTTGAAAAAGATATCAAAACAAAAATATCTCGCTATCGAATTAATCCCAATCAAAGTATTGCAGTCTTTAGTGGCGGTGGCCTCAAAGAAGCAGACCGTATTATTAAAGACCAATATGATAAATACCAACTTAAAGATAGTAACCCTATTGCCGATTCTGACTTAAGTAATTTGTCATGTCGATGGAACCCTATCCCTAGTAAAAAAGGTAAAATCTTAACTCTACTTATTGAATCAATTGGAGTTGAAGATCATTACAAAGAAATACTTCAAAGAATTAATGAGATTATGGGCAAAGATATTGCTCAATCGGGTCCAATGAATCTTGAAAAGATGTCATACAAAAGTTTTCTTCGCTGCTTAATTGAAGAGTCAAAATTTTCTCTTTCTTTTAAGCGACTGAAAGATATCTTCTTTTCTATTGTGCTTTTTAAATGGGGAAAGTTTAAAAACTACCCAAATGTCGAAAATTATCGCAATCAAATGGGAAGCCATAGTGATTATAAGAAGTTTGATGACATGATTAGGCTAGTTCTTGATTGTTCTAATGATCAAATCGAATCAATCAAGACTTATTTAGAAGAGCAATATCAAAAAGGAACTATCATCTACGGAACTCACCTATCAGATACTGCTCTCATGACTTGTTTAGTTGAAACAATCGATGATGGAGGGCATATTCACTTTATAGATGGAGGAGATGGTGGCTATACATCAGCATCTGTTCAACTTAAAGCCCAAGCAAAGGCATTAGTCGAGTAA
- a CDS encoding SDR family NAD(P)-dependent oxidoreductase, translating into MNSHLKNKVIAITGTTGGLGKALSLELEKRGAKLALMDLDVEQVKKQATELNALGLEVDITDYESIKKAMAKVNDHYGQIDIVIANAGITQIAPMTTTDERDFSRVIDINLNGSWRTFKAALSYIEESKGYLAAICSMASFVHCPLQASYAASKAGMLAVCNSIRLEVKHLGVDVGSYHPTFFPSPLMDNVTSDPVGHKLWGGNKEGPWKMITVEEVVDEILNGLEDRAELVVIPKRKTLVAKASGFFRRYIEKRGFKGNEVQEAIELAKSLSN; encoded by the coding sequence ATGAACAGTCATCTTAAAAACAAAGTCATTGCTATTACCGGTACAACTGGAGGACTAGGAAAGGCCTTGAGTCTTGAATTAGAAAAGCGAGGAGCTAAGCTTGCATTAATGGACCTTGATGTCGAGCAAGTTAAAAAGCAGGCCACTGAGCTCAACGCCTTAGGATTAGAAGTTGATATAACAGATTACGAATCGATTAAAAAGGCAATGGCCAAAGTTAACGATCATTACGGACAGATTGATATTGTTATTGCTAATGCTGGTATAACTCAAATTGCACCAATGACGACAACTGATGAAAGAGACTTCTCAAGAGTTATCGATATAAATTTAAATGGTTCATGGAGAACATTTAAGGCTGCACTTTCGTATATTGAAGAAAGCAAGGGCTACCTCGCTGCAATTTGCTCGATGGCCTCATTTGTTCATTGTCCTTTGCAGGCATCATATGCTGCTAGTAAGGCCGGAATGCTCGCTGTATGCAATAGTATTAGATTAGAAGTAAAACATCTCGGAGTCGATGTTGGAAGCTATCATCCAACTTTCTTTCCTTCTCCATTAATGGATAATGTAACGAGTGATCCCGTGGGGCACAAATTATGGGGGGGAAATAAAGAAGGCCCTTGGAAAATGATCACTGTTGAAGAAGTTGTGGATGAGATCTTAAATGGCCTCGAAGATCGAGCTGAGTTAGTTGTCATTCCTAAGCGCAAGACTTTAGTGGCAAAGGCGAGTGGCTTTTTTCGACGCTATATTGAAAAACGAGGCTTTAAAGGCAATGAAGTACAAGAGGCCATTGAATTAGCAAAGTCTCTATCTAATTAA
- a CDS encoding lysophospholipid acyltransferase family protein — protein sequence MKFLLKLVPTLVSWYLRFVRLTSKITVLNKENLEKAKSMSKHGNYALAAWHEHYPTSVISEIDTGMIVMASKSKDGTLAADTVMKLGFTPTRGSSSRGGAQALESMISQISQTSLCAAITVDGPRGPRHKPKRGIVHVSHECEIPILPIQCVSSRHICFEKSWDKTKLPKPFGHIYINYGEPFFAKGLNKEDLIKYSEQIVASQELLTKENRLYVDF from the coding sequence ATGAAATTCCTACTTAAATTAGTTCCGACGTTAGTCTCTTGGTATTTACGATTTGTCAGACTGACTTCTAAGATAACTGTCTTAAATAAAGAAAATCTTGAAAAGGCCAAGAGCATGAGCAAGCATGGCAATTATGCTCTCGCTGCTTGGCATGAACACTATCCTACAAGTGTAATTAGTGAGATTGATACAGGCATGATTGTCATGGCCTCGAAATCAAAAGATGGAACACTTGCAGCAGATACCGTTATGAAATTAGGCTTTACTCCAACGCGAGGAAGTTCATCACGAGGCGGTGCCCAGGCCCTCGAGTCCATGATCAGTCAAATTTCGCAAACTAGTCTTTGCGCTGCAATTACGGTGGATGGGCCGCGAGGACCTCGCCACAAACCAAAACGAGGAATAGTTCACGTTAGTCACGAATGTGAAATACCAATACTTCCAATTCAATGTGTTTCCAGTAGACATATCTGCTTTGAAAAAAGCTGGGATAAGACGAAGCTTCCAAAGCCATTTGGTCATATCTACATCAATTACGGTGAACCTTTTTTCGCAAAGGGTCTAAATAAAGAAGACCTCATTAAGTATTCTGAGCAGATTGTCGCATCGCAAGAGCTACTAACTAAAGAAAATCGTCTATACGTCGACTTCTAA
- a CDS encoding lipid A-modifier LpxR family protein: MKVLLISILFLISPLSLAQSKRANELSIKFDNDAAFETDKYYSNGIELMYKRRFGGQSSLTKFRLGVAHKIFTPEATLSTAVVEGDHPYTGLLYGIFGFSHVNNSYYLRADLWYGKQGPDAKAGSLQNLFHRMTPSSEVNGWQNQTSNQTFYNGEFKIIKINRGPVFEFSPWLQGHTGGLLRDVELGLKMAIHLGFLEFFTNGSVVNNYFNAILQGSKKQDSTYVIASEDMKDIYYKADAGFHLLLQSFRLTLKVNYYSAQFEGAKDHTYATLETAFYF, from the coding sequence GTGAAAGTATTATTAATATCAATACTATTCTTAATTTCTCCTTTATCTTTGGCCCAAAGTAAGCGCGCCAATGAGCTTTCTATTAAATTTGATAATGATGCTGCCTTTGAAACAGATAAGTACTACTCCAATGGAATTGAACTTATGTATAAAAGAAGATTTGGTGGTCAAAGCTCGTTAACAAAGTTTCGTCTTGGAGTTGCCCACAAGATCTTCACTCCAGAAGCAACTCTGAGTACAGCTGTTGTTGAAGGAGACCATCCATATACAGGATTACTCTATGGAATCTTTGGATTTAGCCACGTCAATAATAGCTATTATCTAAGGGCCGATCTCTGGTATGGAAAACAAGGCCCAGATGCAAAGGCCGGATCACTTCAGAATCTCTTTCATCGAATGACGCCATCATCAGAAGTAAATGGATGGCAAAATCAAACAAGTAATCAAACTTTTTATAATGGTGAGTTTAAGATTATAAAAATTAATCGAGGTCCCGTTTTTGAATTCTCTCCCTGGCTACAAGGTCACACGGGTGGGCTTCTTAGAGATGTAGAACTTGGCCTTAAGATGGCCATCCATCTTGGTTTTCTTGAATTCTTTACAAATGGATCTGTTGTAAATAATTACTTCAATGCCATTTTACAAGGCTCAAAGAAGCAAGATTCTACTTATGTAATTGCCAGCGAGGATATGAAAGATATCTATTATAAGGCCGATGCAGGATTTCACCTTCTCCTACAATCATTTCGTCTAACTTTAAAAGTGAATTATTATAGCGCTCAATTTGAAGGAGCAAAAGATCATACCTACGCGACTTTAGAGACAGCTTTCTACTTTTAA
- a CDS encoding GNAT family N-acetyltransferase produces the protein MWHPPKIETKRLELREIRLSDQDAIFEYGKKPHISKYTLWEPHESVQDSIDFIEKYAFSNYEQGVPEPFAITLKGEGKLIGCVGCFWVSTKNKSMELAYVLNDEYWGQGIIVEAADAVIEYCFEHFDIERIQCRCKSENLASERVMQKLGMTYEGTLRREIYHRNKFWDMKYYSILRD, from the coding sequence ATGTGGCATCCACCAAAAATTGAAACAAAACGACTTGAGCTTAGAGAAATTAGACTAAGTGACCAAGATGCCATTTTCGAATATGGCAAGAAGCCACATATATCAAAATACACCCTTTGGGAGCCTCATGAATCTGTCCAGGATAGTATCGACTTCATCGAAAAATATGCATTTTCAAATTACGAGCAAGGAGTTCCCGAGCCTTTTGCCATTACTTTAAAAGGTGAGGGAAAGTTGATTGGTTGTGTAGGATGCTTTTGGGTATCAACGAAGAATAAGAGTATGGAATTGGCCTATGTCCTAAATGATGAGTACTGGGGACAAGGGATAATTGTAGAAGCGGCAGATGCTGTTATTGAGTATTGCTTTGAGCACTTTGATATCGAGCGAATTCAATGCCGATGTAAGTCTGAAAACCTTGCAAGTGAGAGGGTTATGCAAAAGCTTGGAATGACCTATGAGGGAACATTAAGACGTGAGATTTATCATCGCAATAAGTTTTGGGATATGAAATATTACTCAATTCTTAGAGATTAA
- a CDS encoding MarR family winged helix-turn-helix transcriptional regulator, which yields MKDLAFSRILLDIMPFIVRSIRDEVKAVASPRISYPQFRALSNIGRGLTTVGELAEHHGISQPAMTKTINILVDEGLVTKKKSVEDGRLTLLSLSTKGQGLYNEVWSEVQEKISVKLKDFPIKNRKMMVSNLEKLKSIIS from the coding sequence GTGAAAGACTTAGCATTTTCAAGAATACTTTTAGATATTATGCCCTTTATCGTTCGCTCAATTAGAGACGAAGTTAAGGCCGTGGCATCTCCACGTATTTCCTATCCCCAATTTAGGGCCTTATCAAATATAGGTCGCGGACTGACGACAGTGGGAGAATTGGCAGAACATCATGGGATTAGCCAACCGGCCATGACAAAGACCATCAATATTCTTGTTGATGAAGGGCTTGTTACAAAGAAGAAGTCAGTTGAAGATGGAAGACTAACACTATTAAGCTTAAGCACTAAGGGCCAGGGACTTTACAATGAGGTCTGGTCAGAAGTTCAAGAAAAGATCTCAGTAAAACTTAAAGACTTTCCTATAAAAAATAGAAAGATGATGGTTTCAAATCTTGAGAAATTAAAAAGTATTATTAGTTAG
- a CDS encoding TetR/AcrR family transcriptional regulator: MAGLREIKKQRTREMILKNSMELFTQKGVDEVGMRELAQVCGLGIGTYYNYFKSKEDVIFSLFRENLNAAITQRPFKVDESMSNADNLTANYKEVFQELMIHKNIADEFLSLAYNTKNVSDKDSVGARLTPQIIDLYWGWVQPLFRSAGIIIRTEEEEGFRRMLWHHFLSSFHAYTSSFGAEESIDYIRFTSRHLLGGLGSSSASSEASANSSQGFGSGSNTGNF, encoded by the coding sequence ATGGCAGGATTACGTGAGATTAAAAAACAACGAACAAGAGAAATGATTCTAAAAAACTCAATGGAATTATTTACTCAAAAAGGGGTCGATGAAGTAGGAATGCGAGAATTGGCCCAGGTGTGTGGATTGGGAATTGGGACTTACTATAATTACTTTAAGTCGAAAGAAGACGTTATCTTTAGTTTATTTCGAGAGAATCTGAACGCGGCAATTACTCAACGGCCATTCAAGGTTGATGAGTCGATGTCAAATGCAGATAACCTCACAGCAAATTACAAAGAGGTCTTCCAAGAGTTAATGATTCATAAGAATATAGCGGATGAATTCTTGTCTTTGGCATACAACACAAAGAATGTCTCAGATAAGGACTCAGTTGGAGCACGATTAACTCCTCAGATTATTGATCTCTATTGGGGATGGGTTCAACCGCTTTTTAGAAGTGCAGGAATAATTATTCGAACAGAAGAAGAGGAAGGTTTTAGAAGAATGCTTTGGCACCACTTCCTATCAAGCTTTCATGCTTACACTTCTTCATTTGGTGCAGAAGAAAGTATTGATTATATACGTTTCACTTCTCGACACCTTTTAGGTGGACTAGGTTCTAGCTCAGCTAGTTCAGAGGCCAGCGCAAACTCAAGTCAAGGCTTTGGTTCAGGTTCGAATACAGGTAACTTTTAG
- a CDS encoding DUF7844 domain-containing protein, with product MKQQTFKYLVTTLLTTVAFSYSGPVFKLNKKSVPKDLVPNIERFLSNVDEKVPATVRDAIGEAVEITFTKFKENEAFSKFPTNRCDDAAGIKYGKVSFFNRDEIKISSLFINEIINNEEGTVQYNCGHRNYLRKAQATILHELAHLYDLKYVRTDEHKSKARICEREKEDRNHVSSECRAVLSQERNRKSISGLHSFFKLANWKKGFFKKKTKNLSNKRSADSYEYENLDEHNAVNFEFFLMDKDYKCKRPSYYKFYSELLNHRPFEDNNCEIYSKIVLDDLKTVRDINPDRVYRVDYLLASKGDSVISGFGHSMFRIVLCAPFRKKVDENCLKDKLYHVVLSYRANVSDIKSDMLKGVFGGYDSVLFMLSFPEVLNEYNGGELRDLISQPIYLSKEEKRDFIHKVLETYWEYEGDYKFITNNCASESNELFQAAFPSSDFAHERVILPYSLLDKFTESKFSNEEDLDDLEKAQEQGMFFPSDIDLLKHVKKSLFGMEESDYKVYRRRVGPQHHHRYKKIKREKFIKDILEEFDVDRLFEKYEELKLAGETRDVEQGLKNLSILTGAIFKIKQAYIDEEVGNFLDKNMEEETELGKRINRWNELRKSTRVKPNDHDYGIPLVVKDSDFERHNTKAHELEEMENQLLEDVKANYEDEVQDLARVLDLIRNIRNESRIMSMKIYSNQ from the coding sequence ATGAAACAACAAACTTTTAAGTACTTAGTGACTACTTTATTAACAACAGTGGCTTTCTCTTATAGTGGGCCAGTGTTTAAGCTTAATAAGAAGAGTGTCCCAAAAGACCTAGTTCCTAATATTGAAAGATTCCTATCTAATGTTGATGAGAAAGTTCCGGCCACGGTTCGCGATGCCATTGGTGAAGCAGTTGAAATTACCTTTACGAAATTTAAAGAGAATGAAGCCTTTTCAAAATTTCCTACAAATCGTTGTGATGATGCAGCTGGGATTAAGTACGGAAAAGTAAGTTTCTTTAATCGCGATGAAATAAAAATATCTTCTCTATTTATAAACGAGATTATCAACAATGAAGAGGGCACAGTTCAATATAACTGTGGTCATCGAAATTATCTTCGTAAGGCCCAGGCAACTATTCTACATGAACTTGCCCACCTCTATGACTTAAAGTATGTCAGAACGGACGAGCATAAATCAAAGGCACGTATTTGTGAAAGAGAAAAAGAAGATCGCAATCATGTGTCTTCAGAATGTCGTGCTGTACTTTCACAAGAGAGAAATAGAAAGTCGATTAGTGGACTACATTCATTTTTTAAATTAGCAAATTGGAAGAAGGGATTCTTTAAAAAGAAAACAAAGAATCTTTCAAATAAGAGATCAGCAGACTCGTACGAATATGAAAATCTAGACGAGCATAATGCTGTTAACTTTGAATTCTTTTTAATGGATAAGGACTATAAGTGTAAAAGACCAAGTTATTATAAGTTCTATAGTGAGTTATTAAATCACAGGCCATTTGAAGATAATAATTGTGAAATCTATTCTAAGATTGTTTTAGACGATCTTAAAACAGTAAGAGATATAAACCCAGATCGTGTTTATCGTGTTGATTACTTACTTGCTTCAAAAGGTGACTCTGTAATTTCTGGTTTTGGTCACTCAATGTTTAGAATTGTTCTTTGTGCTCCTTTTAGAAAGAAGGTCGATGAGAACTGTCTAAAAGATAAATTATACCATGTTGTTCTATCTTATCGTGCCAACGTTTCAGATATTAAAAGTGACATGTTAAAAGGTGTCTTTGGTGGATATGATTCAGTGTTATTTATGCTTTCATTTCCAGAAGTACTTAATGAGTACAATGGTGGAGAGTTAAGAGACCTAATTAGCCAACCTATCTATTTATCAAAAGAAGAGAAACGTGACTTTATCCATAAAGTTCTAGAAACATATTGGGAGTACGAAGGTGATTATAAGTTTATCACTAACAATTGTGCTTCAGAATCAAATGAATTATTTCAAGCAGCTTTTCCTAGTAGTGACTTTGCACATGAAAGAGTAATTCTGCCTTACTCACTATTAGATAAGTTTACTGAAAGTAAGTTTTCAAATGAGGAAGATTTAGATGACCTTGAAAAGGCCCAAGAGCAAGGAATGTTCTTTCCAAGTGATATCGACCTTTTAAAGCATGTTAAGAAGTCATTATTTGGAATGGAAGAATCAGACTACAAAGTATATCGCAGAAGAGTTGGTCCTCAGCACCACCACCGCTATAAAAAGATTAAGCGTGAAAAGTTTATTAAAGACATCTTAGAAGAATTTGATGTTGATCGCTTATTTGAAAAATATGAAGAGTTAAAACTTGCTGGCGAAACTAGAGATGTTGAGCAAGGTTTAAAGAATCTTTCAATTCTAACAGGCGCAATCTTTAAGATTAAGCAAGCTTATATTGATGAAGAAGTTGGTAACTTCTTAGATAAGAATATGGAAGAAGAGACTGAACTTGGAAAAAGAATTAACAGATGGAATGAGCTTCGTAAATCAACAAGAGTTAAACCAAATGACCATGATTATGGAATTCCACTAGTTGTTAAGGACTCAGACTTTGAACGTCACAATACAAAGGCCCACGAATTAGAAGAGATGGAGAACCAGTTATTAGAAGATGTTAAAGCAAACTATGAAGATGAAGTACAAGATTTAGCAAGAGTACTAGATTTAATTAGAAATATAAGAAACGAATCACGAATTATGTCAATGAAGATTTATTCAAACCAATAA
- a CDS encoding radical SAM/SPASM domain-containing protein, giving the protein MLDRIFIEISNICNLQCSFCPVVERDNKVMGPEDFEKVLKQAKPLAKQVCLHLMGEPLAHPNFVKMMEICEENNVPVQITTNGVVIANRKEVLLKSKVLRQINFSIQSYKDNFPNRDFYTYLRPILDFSRELNEVSPETYVNYRLWNLGRNEQIMEENEEVFQILERFYDIEVNRRTQVESIKSKRIWNRVYLHFDTHFDWPSWDLPNQGEIGRCHALKSHIGIHADGTVVPCCLDKECQIPLGNAFEQDLAGILKSDRAIAMREGFDNNKRVEEFCKHCTYINRFQKS; this is encoded by the coding sequence ATGTTAGACAGAATCTTTATCGAAATTTCAAATATTTGCAATTTGCAGTGCTCATTCTGTCCAGTGGTCGAACGCGATAATAAAGTGATGGGCCCTGAGGATTTTGAAAAGGTTCTAAAGCAAGCTAAGCCTTTGGCGAAACAAGTATGTCTTCATTTAATGGGGGAGCCGCTGGCCCATCCTAACTTTGTTAAGATGATGGAGATATGTGAAGAAAATAACGTACCTGTTCAGATAACGACTAATGGTGTGGTGATTGCCAATCGAAAAGAGGTCCTTCTAAAAAGCAAGGTTCTTAGGCAAATAAATTTTTCGATACAAAGTTATAAAGATAATTTTCCCAATCGCGATTTCTACACTTACTTGCGTCCTATTCTCGATTTCTCTCGTGAGTTAAATGAAGTCTCACCTGAGACATATGTGAATTATCGACTTTGGAATCTCGGCCGAAATGAGCAGATTATGGAAGAAAATGAAGAAGTCTTCCAGATCCTTGAGCGCTTTTACGATATTGAAGTGAATCGTCGTACACAAGTTGAATCAATTAAAAGTAAGAGAATTTGGAATCGTGTCTATCTTCATTTTGATACGCATTTTGATTGGCCTTCTTGGGATCTTCCAAATCAGGGTGAGATCGGCCGTTGCCATGCTCTTAAATCACATATTGGAATTCATGCTGACGGTACAGTCGTACCTTGTTGCCTGGATAAGGAATGTCAGATTCCACTTGGAAATGCATTTGAACAAGACCTTGCTGGTATATTAAAGTCAGACAGAGCAATTGCAATGAGAGAAGGCTTTGATAATAATAAGAGAGTTGAGGAGTTCTGTAAGCATTGCACTTATATCAATCGATTTCAAAAGTCCTAA